The following proteins are encoded in a genomic region of Montipora foliosa isolate CH-2021 chromosome 10, ASM3666993v2, whole genome shotgun sequence:
- the LOC137973181 gene encoding uncharacterized protein codes for MSHLSILLLVIVGILVRGALAYSQKCVRCINCCNSNCVSSEMHVEEQSKGIIRVSQLSNGDIIRGIRGTERIPGWCKVEAVYPRAHTDNFTTYDGFTNDHMVIDADTVRPYGKKGEIKKSRLFTLATECDAAFNADGQAFTPISTTFCPHELSWGEYLPLIAAIRRVTSHTGHFWYLSDAFHDNQTAKVPRWIDMLHDICTELLRCAREGECQKFEKITEEFVREHVNRKYVVMVESAFPNMGGDVEKDETGTITEVVREKGTNNVLVFSFVGCAVAGLLIAVVAAVLLYRMRVKRKIEALKEPHENQPPVMIHDTKA; via the coding sequence ATGAGTCACTTATCGATTTTGCTGCTGGTAATCGTCGGGATCCTTGTCCGTGGAGCATTAGCGTACAGTCAAAAGTGCGTGAGGTGCATAAATTGTTGCAATAGCAACTGTGTTTCCAGTGAAATGCACGTAGAGGAACAGAGCAAGGGGATCATTCGCGTCTCTCAGCTTTCCAATGGCGACATCATCCGTGGGATCAGGGGAACTGAGCGGATTCCTGGCTGGTGCAAGGTGGAAGCTGTTTATCCGAGGGCCCATACCGACAATTTCACAACCTACGATGGCTTCACAAATGACCACATGGTAATTGATGCCGATACGGTTCGCCCGTACGGTAAGAAAGGAGAGATAAAGAAATCTCGTCTGTTTACCCTTGCTACCGAATGCGATGCCGCATTTAACGCAGACGGTCAGGCGTTCACGCCAATCAGCACCACGTTCTGTCCTCATGAACTGAGCTGGGGCGAGTATCTTCCTCTGATCGCTGCCATTCGTCGCGTGACCAGCCATACAGGTCACTTTTGGTATCTTAGCGACGCTTTCCATGACAACCAGACAGCAAAAGTTCCGCGCTGGATTGACATGCTTCACGACATCTGTACAGAACTCTTGCGCTGCGCACGTGAGGGAGAATGCcagaagtttgaaaaaatcacgGAAGAGTTTGTCCGCGAGCACGTGAACAGGAAGTATGTGGTAATGGTTGAGAGCGCATTTCCCAACATGGGTGGAGACGTGGAGAAAGATGAAACCGGTACAATCACTGAGGTGGTTCGCGAGAAAGGTACAAACAACGTTCTGGTTTTCTCATTCGTGGGTTGTGCTGTAGCTGGGCTCTTGATCGCGGTCGTTGCAGCGGTCCTGCTGTACCGCATGCGCGTGAAGAGGAAGATAGAGGCACTGAAGGAGCCACATGAAAACCAACCTCCGGTTATGATCCATGATACTAAGGCATAG